Proteins encoded within one genomic window of Coriobacteriia bacterium:
- a CDS encoding YbjQ family protein codes for MPIVTTFDPPPGYEVERIIGPCWGITVRSRSVLGTTFAGCQTFFGGEITMFTELANGSRNEAMNRLESHAMQMGANCVLAMRFDSSEIMQSANEIVAYGTAVVIRPIAQ; via the coding sequence ATGCCGATCGTCACGACGTTCGATCCGCCTCCGGGTTACGAGGTCGAGCGCATCATCGGCCCGTGCTGGGGGATCACCGTGCGCAGCCGCAGCGTGCTGGGGACGACGTTCGCCGGGTGCCAGACGTTCTTTGGCGGCGAGATCACCATGTTCACCGAGCTTGCGAACGGAAGCCGCAACGAGGCCATGAACCGGCTTGAGTCGCATGCCATGCAGATGGGCGCCAACTGCGTACTCGCGATGCGCTTCGACTCGAGCGAGATCATGCAGAGCGCCAACGAGATCGTCGCGTACGGCACGGCTGTGGTGATCCGACCGATCGCGCAGTGA
- a CDS encoding mannose-1-phosphate guanylyltransferase/mannose-6-phosphate isomerase has product MTDERSKALHAVILAGGSGSRFWPLSREMNPKQMLSVFGGVSLMTRAVRRIMPYTACDAVHVVTGERLFDEIRNHLKAQPELDHLEIDYLVEPLARNTAPAVALAAAVLVERDPESIMIMLPSDHLLEDSELWRNTIEAATNLAATGRMVTIGLKPSRPETGYGYIHAGEELADSRVGAVCGHLVLAFIEKPDRNSAVGFVADGGYLWNSGMLVAKAAVILAELEAAGDAACTHESADGRRIADVARQLAAMSPTEWLTDAGRALYGSLPAVPFDKAALEVSSNVAVVPTALDWSDVGSLLSIEKLGETDSRGNILVGRAYDVDSHDTLVYSADRLVATLGLEGAIVVDTADATLVASKDRVQDVRLIVDMLKAAGAEEITTSRSSLRPWGSWTLLMKCEGFQIKSIDVLPGKRLSVQSHTRRAEHWIVIAGEARILRGDADIVLRANESVYLPVGIVHRMENCGTVPLKVIEVAVGEYLGEDDIVRYSDDYGR; this is encoded by the coding sequence TTGACAGACGAAAGAAGCAAGGCTTTGCACGCAGTCATTCTTGCGGGGGGTAGTGGCTCTCGTTTCTGGCCGCTTTCGCGCGAGATGAACCCGAAGCAGATGCTGTCCGTCTTCGGCGGCGTCAGTCTCATGACGCGCGCGGTGCGGCGGATCATGCCGTACACAGCGTGTGACGCCGTGCACGTCGTGACAGGAGAGAGGCTCTTCGACGAGATTCGGAATCACCTCAAAGCACAGCCGGAACTGGACCATCTCGAGATCGACTACCTAGTCGAGCCACTCGCCCGCAATACCGCACCGGCGGTTGCGTTAGCTGCCGCGGTGCTTGTGGAGCGGGATCCCGAATCCATCATGATCATGTTACCTTCAGATCACTTACTCGAAGACAGTGAGCTGTGGCGCAACACCATCGAAGCTGCAACGAACCTTGCGGCTACGGGTAGGATGGTCACGATCGGCCTCAAACCTTCGAGACCGGAAACCGGCTACGGCTATATCCATGCGGGCGAAGAGCTCGCCGACAGTAGAGTCGGCGCGGTGTGCGGCCATTTGGTTCTGGCATTCATCGAGAAACCCGACAGGAATTCCGCAGTTGGATTCGTCGCCGACGGAGGCTATCTCTGGAACTCAGGCATGCTGGTCGCGAAAGCTGCGGTGATACTGGCCGAACTCGAAGCGGCAGGGGATGCCGCTTGCACTCATGAGTCGGCTGACGGACGCAGGATCGCCGATGTCGCTCGGCAGTTGGCGGCGATGTCGCCCACTGAATGGCTGACGGACGCGGGACGCGCGCTCTACGGATCGTTGCCCGCAGTGCCATTCGACAAGGCCGCACTTGAGGTGTCTTCGAATGTGGCGGTGGTGCCCACTGCCCTGGACTGGTCGGACGTGGGCTCTCTGCTGTCGATCGAGAAACTAGGCGAGACCGACAGTCGTGGCAACATCTTGGTGGGTCGCGCATATGATGTGGACTCCCACGACACGCTGGTGTACTCGGCCGATCGTCTTGTGGCCACACTCGGCCTTGAGGGCGCGATCGTGGTCGACACGGCCGACGCCACACTGGTCGCTTCAAAGGACCGGGTCCAGGACGTGCGCCTGATCGTCGACATGCTGAAGGCGGCTGGGGCCGAGGAAATCACCACTTCCCGTTCGTCCTTGCGCCCGTGGGGGAGCTGGACTCTGCTCATGAAGTGCGAGGGCTTCCAGATCAAGTCGATTGACGTGTTGCCGGGCAAGCGGCTTTCTGTCCAGAGCCACACACGTCGCGCGGAGCACTGGATCGTCATCGCCGGAGAAGCTCGGATCCTGCGTGGTGACGCGGACATCGTGCTGCGTGCGAACGAATCGGTGTATCTTCCGGTAGGAATCGTCCATCGCATGGAGAACTGCGGCACCGTGCCGCTCAAGGTCATCGAGGTCGCTGTGGGAGAGTACCTAGGAGAGGACGACATAGTTCGCTACTCTGATGACTACGGGCGCTAG
- the hemC gene encoding hydroxymethylbilane synthase has translation MATRDKLVIGTRGSKLALWQSEYIKGLVEEITGLPVEIRIIKTTGDKILDVPLAKVGGKGLFTKEIEVELAAGAVDLAVHSMKDVPTELPGGLEIAAMPVRVDPRDALVAGAGYSGDDGLASLPASARVGTSSLRRIAQLRALRPDVEIVDVRGNLDTRMRKAETGEVDAVILAAAGITRMGWADRITHYISSEQMVSAVGQGAIGIEIRSDDAFMREVCAGITDESTFACVTAERVVMSRLEGGCQVPIGANAQLVGELMVMDAVVGTVNGDTIVRAHVEGPAEEPVALGEAMVAELLAGGAGPILEQVRLATSVDGLLET, from the coding sequence ATGGCCACTCGTGACAAGCTCGTGATCGGCACGCGGGGAAGCAAGCTCGCCCTGTGGCAGTCGGAGTACATCAAGGGACTCGTCGAGGAGATCACCGGGCTGCCCGTTGAGATCCGGATCATCAAGACCACCGGCGACAAGATCCTCGACGTGCCGCTGGCCAAGGTGGGCGGCAAGGGGCTGTTCACCAAGGAGATTGAGGTCGAGTTGGCCGCCGGTGCCGTTGACCTCGCCGTGCACTCGATGAAGGACGTTCCCACCGAGCTGCCCGGCGGGCTCGAAATCGCCGCGATGCCGGTGCGAGTCGACCCGCGCGACGCACTCGTCGCGGGCGCCGGCTACAGCGGAGACGACGGGCTTGCGTCGCTGCCCGCCAGCGCCCGCGTGGGGACGAGTTCACTGCGCCGCATCGCGCAGCTGCGGGCGTTGAGGCCCGACGTCGAGATCGTGGACGTGCGCGGCAATCTCGACACCCGCATGCGCAAAGCCGAGACTGGGGAGGTCGACGCCGTCATTCTGGCGGCCGCTGGCATCACGCGGATGGGCTGGGCCGACCGCATCACGCATTACATCTCCTCCGAGCAGATGGTCTCGGCGGTGGGGCAGGGCGCCATCGGCATCGAGATCCGCAGCGACGACGCTTTCATGCGCGAGGTGTGCGCGGGAATCACCGACGAATCCACGTTCGCCTGCGTGACTGCCGAGCGTGTTGTCATGAGCCGCCTCGAGGGCGGCTGCCAGGTGCCGATCGGCGCGAACGCACAGCTCGTGGGCGAGCTGATGGTGATGGATGCCGTCGTGGGTACCGTGAACGGCGACACCATCGTGCGCGCACACGTCGAGGGTCCCGCAGAGGAACCGGTCGCACTGGGCGAGGCGATGGTCGCCGAGCTGCTCGCGGGCGGTGCCGGGCCGATCCTCGAGCAGGTGCGCCTGGCCACCAGTGTCGACGGCCTGCTGGAGACCTAG
- the galU gene encoding UTP--glucose-1-phosphate uridylyltransferase GalU, which produces MKAIIPAAGLGTRFLPVTKSQPKEMLPVVDKPVIQYVIEEAVSGGASEILIVTGRGKRAIEDHFDRSVELEVELEAVGKFEELATVRAISELAEVFYVRQKQPRGLGHAVMCGAPMTDDEPFFVLLGDMLVPEGAILPKLREVYDRTGGSVIAVMEVPREKVSSYGVIAGEQVADGEWRVTGLVEKPCVEDAPSNLAIFGRYLLTPALMKILPTIKPGRGGEIQLTDALVELLKHEPIHAVVVAPDAGYDTGNVLSWLEANIALALKNEEYGPALRASLMLMRSQGR; this is translated from the coding sequence GTGAAAGCGATCATTCCTGCCGCAGGCCTGGGCACGCGCTTCCTGCCGGTCACAAAGTCGCAGCCCAAAGAGATGCTGCCCGTCGTCGACAAGCCGGTCATCCAGTACGTCATCGAAGAGGCCGTCAGCGGCGGTGCCAGCGAGATTCTGATCGTGACCGGCCGAGGCAAGCGTGCGATTGAGGACCACTTCGACCGCTCTGTCGAGCTTGAAGTCGAGCTCGAAGCCGTAGGCAAGTTCGAGGAGTTGGCGACGGTGCGCGCGATCTCGGAACTCGCCGAGGTCTTCTACGTGCGGCAGAAACAGCCGCGCGGCTTAGGTCACGCTGTCATGTGCGGCGCGCCGATGACCGACGACGAGCCGTTCTTCGTCCTGCTCGGCGACATGCTTGTGCCTGAAGGGGCGATACTGCCCAAGCTGCGCGAGGTCTATGATCGCACCGGCGGCAGCGTGATTGCGGTCATGGAGGTGCCTCGGGAGAAGGTCAGCAGCTACGGCGTCATTGCCGGCGAGCAGGTCGCCGACGGCGAGTGGCGCGTTACCGGCCTCGTTGAAAAGCCCTGCGTCGAAGATGCGCCGAGCAACCTTGCGATCTTCGGGCGTTACCTGCTCACTCCGGCGTTGATGAAGATCCTGCCGACGATAAAACCGGGCCGTGGCGGAGAGATCCAGCTTACTGACGCGCTGGTGGAACTGCTCAAGCATGAGCCGATCCACGCAGTCGTGGTCGCGCCCGATGCGGGATACGACACGGGCAACGTGCTTTCGTGGCTGGAGGCCAATATCGCGCTCGCGTTGAAGAATGAAGAGTACGGTCCGGCGCTCAGGGCGAGCCTCATGCTGATGCGCAGTCAGGGGCGGTAG
- the hemL gene encoding glutamate-1-semialdehyde 2,1-aminomutase — MLHTKSSTLFATAQNVIPGGVNSPVRAFRSVDAEPVFYDHAKGSRVWDVDGNEYVDFVGSWGPMILGHAPEAVLDAVRTQLGKGTSFGAPCALEVEMAERLVEVVPSIEMVRMVSSGTEATMSAIRLARGFTGRERFIKFDGNYHGHSDALLVAAGSGLVTLGIPSTPGVTHGAAKDTIVLPYNDLGPVEATLADEGERIAAIIVEPVAGNMGVVAPALGFLEGLRRLCDRYGVVLIFDEVISGFRVALGGAQELYGVTPDLTTLGKIIGGGFPVGAFGGKAEIMRHLAPLGNVYQAGTLSGNPIAMAAGLAMIAELSRPGVYEELDRKGARLARGLCHAAEAAGVTACCNRVGSLSTMFFTDANVVDWASASTSDTGLYAAWFRGMLDRGYTIAPSQYEACFVSLAHTDEEIDGFISAAREVLAAI, encoded by the coding sequence ATGCTCCACACCAAGTCATCCACGCTTTTCGCCACCGCCCAGAATGTCATTCCGGGCGGTGTGAACTCGCCTGTGCGCGCATTCCGTTCAGTCGATGCCGAGCCGGTCTTCTACGACCACGCCAAGGGCAGCCGTGTGTGGGACGTCGATGGGAACGAGTACGTCGACTTCGTCGGCTCGTGGGGGCCGATGATCCTGGGGCACGCACCCGAGGCGGTGCTTGACGCTGTGCGCACGCAGCTCGGCAAGGGAACGAGCTTCGGAGCGCCCTGTGCCCTCGAGGTCGAAATGGCCGAGAGGCTCGTGGAGGTAGTGCCGTCCATCGAGATGGTGCGAATGGTCTCCTCGGGGACCGAGGCTACGATGAGCGCGATCCGCCTTGCGCGCGGCTTCACGGGGCGGGAGAGGTTCATCAAGTTCGACGGCAACTACCATGGCCACTCCGACGCGCTTCTTGTCGCGGCGGGATCGGGCCTGGTCACGCTCGGGATCCCGTCGACGCCGGGCGTCACGCACGGCGCGGCCAAGGACACGATCGTGCTGCCGTACAACGATCTCGGCCCGGTTGAGGCGACTCTTGCCGACGAAGGCGAGCGGATCGCCGCGATCATCGTGGAGCCCGTTGCCGGCAACATGGGAGTCGTGGCGCCCGCACTAGGATTTCTCGAGGGCTTGCGCCGGCTGTGCGACCGCTACGGCGTTGTGCTGATCTTCGACGAGGTCATCAGCGGCTTCCGCGTGGCTCTCGGCGGGGCGCAGGAGCTCTACGGCGTGACGCCGGATCTGACCACGCTCGGCAAGATCATTGGCGGAGGTTTCCCCGTGGGCGCCTTCGGCGGGAAGGCCGAGATTATGCGTCACCTCGCGCCGCTTGGCAACGTCTACCAGGCAGGCACGCTCTCGGGTAACCCAATCGCAATGGCGGCCGGCCTGGCCATGATCGCCGAGCTTTCGCGCCCGGGTGTCTATGAAGAGCTCGATCGCAAGGGCGCCCGCCTCGCACGCGGACTCTGTCACGCAGCTGAGGCTGCGGGCGTGACTGCGTGCTGCAATCGTGTCGGTTCGTTGTCGACGATGTTCTTCACCGACGCCAATGTGGTTGACTGGGCGAGCGCATCCACGAGCGACACCGGCCTCTACGCTGCATGGTTTCGCGGCATGCTGGATCGCGGCTACACGATCGCGCCCAGCCAGTATGAAGCGTGTTTCGTCTCGCTGGCTCACACTGACGAAGAGATCGACGGGTTTATTTCGGCTGCGCGCGAAGTGCTCGCGGCAATCTAA
- the hemB gene encoding porphobilinogen synthase, whose product MRFPEYRPRRLRANETIRSMVRENSLSASDLIYPLFVKPGKSLRDEVSSMPGVFQLSLDQLPAEIAELKGLGIPAVILFGLPSAKDEVGSEAYAEHGIVQEAIRAIKAYDPAFYVITDVCLCEYTSHGHCGVIDEAGCVLNDLTLELLAREAVSHAEAGADMVAPSDMMDGRVAAIRSALDSEGFQDVPIMAYSAKYASGYYGPFRDAADSAPSFGDRRAYQMDPANAEEALREVALDIEEGADIVMVKPALAYMDIIRRVKDEFGYPTAAYNVSGEYAMVKAAAANGWIDEERVVLETLLGFKRAGADIIITYHAKDAARWLAKG is encoded by the coding sequence GTGCGCTTTCCAGAATACCGCCCGCGCCGCCTGCGTGCCAACGAGACCATCCGATCGATGGTTCGGGAGAACTCGCTGTCCGCGAGCGACCTCATCTATCCGTTGTTCGTGAAGCCCGGCAAGAGTTTGCGCGACGAGGTCTCCTCCATGCCCGGCGTGTTCCAGCTGTCGCTCGATCAGCTCCCCGCCGAGATCGCCGAGCTCAAAGGGCTCGGCATTCCGGCTGTGATCCTGTTCGGGCTTCCCTCGGCGAAGGACGAAGTCGGCTCAGAAGCGTACGCCGAGCACGGCATCGTGCAGGAGGCGATCCGCGCGATCAAGGCGTACGACCCGGCGTTCTACGTGATCACAGACGTATGCCTGTGCGAGTATACGAGTCACGGTCACTGCGGAGTAATTGACGAAGCCGGTTGTGTCCTCAACGATCTCACACTGGAACTGCTCGCCCGCGAGGCTGTCAGCCATGCCGAGGCCGGCGCCGACATGGTCGCGCCCAGCGACATGATGGACGGCCGGGTCGCCGCGATTCGCTCGGCGCTCGATTCCGAGGGCTTCCAAGACGTGCCGATCATGGCGTACTCGGCGAAGTACGCGAGTGGCTACTATGGCCCGTTTCGCGATGCCGCAGACTCGGCGCCATCGTTTGGGGATCGCCGCGCGTATCAGATGGATCCCGCCAACGCCGAGGAGGCGCTGCGCGAGGTCGCGCTGGATATCGAGGAGGGAGCCGACATCGTCATGGTCAAGCCGGCGCTCGCCTACATGGACATCATCCGTCGGGTGAAGGACGAGTTTGGCTATCCGACGGCGGCCTACAACGTCTCGGGTGAGTATGCGATGGTCAAGGCCGCTGCAGCCAACGGCTGGATCGACGAGGAACGCGTAGTCTTGGAGACGCTTCTGGGTTTCAAGAGGGCTGGTGCAGACATCATCATCACCTACCACGCCAAGGACGCTGCGCGGTGGCTGGCGAAGGGATAG
- the rfbF gene encoding glucose-1-phosphate cytidylyltransferase, with translation MKVVILAGGLGTRLSEETNLRPKPMAEIGEKPMLWHIMKIYSHYGFNEFVVCLGYKGYLIKEYFSNYFLHNCDVTFDMRTNEMSVHQNVNEPWKVTLVDTGAETMTGGRVKRIQPYVDGETFMLTYGDGVADVDISALLRFHSASGRAATLTAVQPLGRFGALDVEDDTVQAFREKPLGDGDWINGGFMVLQPSVFDRIADDSTVFEQEPLQSLARDGQLGAFRHTDFWQPMDTLRDKMLLEKLWLSGEAPWKVW, from the coding sequence ATGAAGGTCGTCATTCTTGCGGGTGGACTGGGCACGAGGCTCTCTGAAGAGACCAATCTTCGTCCCAAACCGATGGCCGAGATCGGCGAGAAACCGATGCTCTGGCACATCATGAAGATCTACAGCCACTACGGCTTCAACGAGTTCGTCGTGTGTCTGGGCTACAAGGGCTACCTCATCAAGGAGTACTTCTCCAACTACTTCCTACACAACTGCGATGTGACGTTCGACATGCGTACGAACGAAATGTCGGTTCATCAGAATGTGAATGAGCCATGGAAAGTCACGCTGGTAGACACCGGTGCCGAGACGATGACGGGCGGACGCGTCAAGCGCATCCAGCCCTATGTCGACGGTGAGACGTTCATGCTCACATACGGTGACGGCGTCGCCGATGTCGACATCTCGGCGCTCCTGCGGTTTCACTCAGCTTCCGGGAGGGCGGCCACCCTTACCGCAGTTCAGCCGCTCGGCAGGTTTGGTGCACTTGACGTCGAAGATGACACAGTCCAAGCGTTCCGTGAGAAACCACTTGGCGATGGGGACTGGATCAACGGGGGTTTCATGGTGCTTCAGCCGAGTGTTTTTGATCGCATCGCCGATGATTCGACGGTCTTCGAGCAAGAGCCGCTGCAGTCGCTCGCGCGTGATGGGCAGCTTGGTGCGTTTCGACACACCGACTTCTGGCAGCCCATGGACACCCTGCGAGATAAGATGCTGCTCGAGAAGCTGTGGTTGTCCGGCGAAGCGCCATGGAAGGTGTGGTAG
- a CDS encoding radical SAM protein, translating to MGDPGAHPAGMPRQRHGGARSVGFRPGGGAAALAYEARTGIKAPRIIAWEITRSCNLSCAHCRASAEFGAYAGELSLDEIKATIDDIVTISNPIIILTGGEPLMRPDIWEIVDYAQAAGAMPVIGTNATLITDEIAGQMAAHGIPRISVSVDFPSAKEHDAFRGEPGCFDATIEGIRRAKRAGVGVQINMTVTTLNADKVEAVHDLAEALGVDAFHIFMLVPTGRGSDLLDKELPPEEYERVLRWAYERQKTSPLHFKPTDAPHYYRIIRQLAKAEGKQVTREEYGLDAMTRGCLGGITFCFISHTGDVQPCGYFDMQLGNVKEQPYSRIWTESRVFSELRDYSLLKGKCGACEYKAVCGGCRARALEVTGDYLAAEPYCIYEPPGWRETV from the coding sequence ATGGGCGATCCCGGCGCCCACCCTGCGGGCATGCCGCGCCAGCGCCACGGTGGGGCGCGTTCGGTCGGCTTCCGGCCAGGCGGCGGCGCGGCGGCGCTCGCGTATGAGGCGCGCACCGGCATCAAGGCCCCGCGTATCATCGCGTGGGAAATCACCCGCTCGTGCAACCTTTCCTGCGCGCACTGTCGCGCGTCGGCGGAGTTCGGCGCCTATGCGGGCGAACTTTCACTCGACGAGATCAAGGCGACCATCGACGACATCGTGACGATCTCCAACCCGATCATCATCCTGACCGGCGGCGAGCCGCTCATGCGACCCGACATCTGGGAAATCGTCGACTATGCGCAGGCCGCCGGCGCGATGCCAGTCATCGGCACCAACGCCACCCTTATCACCGACGAGATCGCGGGCCAGATGGCCGCCCACGGCATCCCGCGCATCTCGGTCTCCGTCGACTTCCCCTCGGCGAAGGAGCACGACGCGTTTCGCGGCGAACCCGGCTGCTTCGACGCCACTATCGAGGGCATCCGCCGAGCGAAGCGCGCCGGCGTGGGCGTTCAGATCAACATGACCGTCACCACCCTCAACGCCGACAAGGTCGAGGCCGTCCACGACCTCGCCGAGGCACTCGGCGTGGACGCGTTCCACATCTTCATGCTGGTGCCGACCGGCCGCGGCAGCGACCTGCTCGACAAGGAGCTCCCGCCCGAGGAGTACGAGCGCGTACTGCGCTGGGCCTACGAGCGCCAGAAGACCTCGCCTTTGCACTTCAAGCCCACCGACGCGCCTCACTACTACCGCATCATCCGCCAGCTCGCCAAGGCCGAGGGCAAGCAAGTCACGCGGGAGGAGTACGGGCTCGACGCGATGACGCGCGGGTGTCTCGGCGGCATCACATTCTGCTTCATCTCGCATACGGGCGACGTGCAGCCGTGCGGGTACTTCGACATGCAGCTCGGCAACGTGAAGGAGCAGCCGTACTCGCGGATCTGGACGGAGTCTCGCGTCTTCTCCGAGCTGCGCGACTATTCGCTGCTAAAGGGCAAGTGCGGCGCGTGTGAGTACAAGGCCGTGTGCGGCGGGTGCCGGGCACGTGCGCTTGAAGTGACCGGCGACTACCTTGCCGCCGAGCCGTACTGCATCTACGAACCGCCGGGCTGGCGCGAAACGGTATAA
- a CDS encoding GtrA family protein, with protein sequence MSLLRRVTRLYERNGEQIRFLIVGVWNTAFSVGVLWLLDHFISYDAHSLFQKEAVLLLSWVIAVTQNFFTFKLLVFRTKGHWLREYLRMYVTYSLTFLVQSVVTLAISQVFHLSVFWANLPTIAIVTIFSYLGHKYFTFRHRHVIEALDAGEVFETQE encoded by the coding sequence GTGTCCCTATTGCGGAGAGTCACGCGGCTGTATGAGCGCAACGGTGAACAGATACGGTTCCTGATTGTCGGTGTCTGGAACACAGCCTTCTCTGTCGGCGTGTTATGGCTGCTGGATCACTTCATTAGCTATGATGCTCATAGTCTCTTTCAGAAGGAAGCAGTACTCCTTCTCAGCTGGGTGATCGCCGTTACCCAGAACTTCTTCACATTCAAACTGCTCGTCTTCCGTACGAAAGGTCACTGGCTTCGCGAATATCTGAGAATGTACGTCACGTACAGCCTTACGTTCTTGGTCCAATCAGTCGTGACTCTCGCTATCTCGCAGGTGTTCCATCTCTCCGTGTTCTGGGCAAACCTGCCCACGATTGCTATCGTGACTATCTTCAGTTACTTGGGACACAAGTACTTCACTTTCCGGCATCGTCATGTGATCGAGGCTCTTGATGCCGGCGAAGTATTCGAGACTCAAGAATGA
- a CDS encoding glutamyl-tRNA reductase codes for MRLTLVGLSHKTAPVEIREQLTFPSGCQEEALSLLTSADAVSEAVIVSTCNRTEIYAVTSAADDGPGEIIDFVCRYHGLNREEISRYLYVSEGEAVVRHLFRVISSLDSMVLGEAQILGQVKEAYECSFEAGASRRVFNRLFRQSFEVGKRVRNETAIGENAVSISYAAVELAKKVFDSLAGRTILILGAGKMSELTAKHLVSCGAAQVLVANRTYERAVELAERFAGKAIPYDELFERMAEADIVISSTAATEHVVTKEQIAAVRRARGANPLFLIDIAVPRDIDPAVNELADVYLYDIDDLNGVVSANLEERTREAHRAEAIVAEELQAFRRWLESMEVVPTIAEIHSKADRIRQVELERALKRLEHLSERDLATVEALSESIVTKVLHGPTQRLRKVAAEKDGYTYIEAVRYLYGLDDNPEGGAPHGLGLIRHLLGMQEKKPASHNLGNGAPTDGHS; via the coding sequence ATGCGGCTTACACTCGTCGGCCTGAGCCACAAGACGGCTCCGGTCGAGATTCGAGAACAACTGACCTTCCCGTCGGGATGCCAAGAGGAGGCGCTTTCGCTCCTCACATCAGCCGACGCCGTAAGCGAGGCGGTTATCGTCTCGACCTGCAATCGCACGGAGATCTACGCGGTCACTTCCGCCGCCGATGATGGCCCTGGTGAGATCATCGACTTCGTGTGCCGCTATCATGGGCTCAACCGCGAGGAGATTAGCCGCTACCTCTATGTCTCCGAGGGCGAGGCTGTTGTCCGTCATCTGTTCAGGGTCATCTCGTCGCTGGATTCGATGGTGCTGGGTGAGGCGCAGATTCTGGGCCAGGTGAAGGAGGCCTACGAGTGCTCGTTTGAAGCCGGGGCCAGCCGCAGGGTCTTCAACCGGCTGTTCCGGCAGAGCTTCGAGGTGGGCAAGCGGGTGCGCAACGAGACCGCGATCGGCGAGAACGCCGTCTCGATCAGCTACGCCGCGGTCGAACTCGCGAAGAAGGTCTTCGACTCGCTTGCCGGCCGCACGATCCTGATCCTTGGCGCCGGCAAGATGAGCGAACTGACGGCAAAGCACCTCGTCTCGTGCGGGGCGGCTCAGGTCCTCGTCGCAAACCGCACCTACGAGCGCGCCGTCGAACTCGCCGAGCGCTTTGCCGGCAAGGCCATTCCGTATGACGAACTCTTCGAACGTATGGCCGAAGCGGACATCGTGATCTCCTCGACGGCGGCGACAGAGCACGTCGTCACAAAGGAGCAGATCGCCGCGGTTCGGCGCGCCCGCGGGGCAAACCCGCTGTTCCTCATCGACATCGCGGTGCCGCGGGACATCGACCCCGCCGTCAACGAACTTGCCGACGTCTACCTCTACGACATCGACGACCTCAACGGGGTTGTCTCGGCCAACCTTGAAGAACGCACACGCGAGGCTCATCGGGCCGAGGCGATCGTTGCCGAGGAGTTGCAGGCATTTCGCCGTTGGCTGGAGTCGATGGAAGTCGTTCCCACGATCGCCGAGATCCACTCGAAGGCCGACCGGATCCGCCAAGTTGAGCTCGAGCGCGCGCTGAAGCGCCTCGAGCATCTTAGTGAGCGGGATCTGGCCACGGTAGAGGCGCTTTCCGAGTCCATCGTGACCAAGGTCCTCCACGGGCCCACGCAGCGCCTCAGGAAGGTCGCCGCCGAGAAGGACGGCTACACCTACATCGAGGCCGTGCGGTACCTCTACGGGCTTGACGACAATCCTGAGGGCGGTGCGCCGCATGGCCTCGGTCTGATCCGTCATCTTCTCGGCATGCAGGAGAAGAAGCCCGCCAGTCACAACCTAGGAAACGGAGCGCCGACCGATGGCCACTCGTGA
- a CDS encoding uroporphyrinogen-III synthase codes for MRAEGGLSPVQGPLAGRSVLVTRTRLQAETLAERLEALGAEVLMLPLLELTDPVEWAPVDRAIAEPGAFDWIVFSSANGVDALLARMHALGMEPTALSGRPKLAAVGSATAERMREHGLEVALVPDDFRAEGLVEAFCSLVAERAGARMRVLVARALEAREVLPEALREMGCEVDVVSTYRTVPVPPDAAVIARLQGGTVDAVTLTSGAIARRLVSVLAEEGFDVAAVLGDTLVATIGPVTTDALRELGCEVDAEAREATVESLVDAVVAGLGVLRG; via the coding sequence ATGAGAGCCGAGGGCGGCCTCTCGCCCGTACAAGGGCCACTCGCGGGGCGCAGCGTCCTGGTGACCCGCACTCGTCTGCAGGCCGAGACGCTTGCCGAGCGTCTCGAAGCGCTGGGTGCCGAGGTTCTCATGCTGCCGCTTCTCGAGCTCACCGACCCGGTCGAATGGGCTCCGGTTGACCGTGCCATCGCGGAACCCGGGGCTTTCGACTGGATTGTGTTCAGCTCCGCGAACGGGGTCGATGCGCTGCTCGCTCGCATGCACGCGCTAGGAATGGAGCCGACGGCACTGAGTGGTCGCCCGAAGCTGGCAGCCGTGGGCTCGGCGACGGCCGAGCGGATGCGCGAGCACGGACTCGAAGTCGCGCTGGTGCCCGACGACTTTCGCGCCGAAGGCCTCGTGGAGGCGTTCTGCTCGCTGGTGGCCGAGCGTGCCGGTGCTCGCATGCGCGTACTGGTCGCCCGGGCGCTTGAGGCCCGCGAGGTACTGCCTGAGGCCTTGCGCGAGATGGGCTGCGAGGTCGACGTCGTCTCCACCTACCGGACGGTGCCGGTGCCGCCGGATGCGGCGGTCATCGCGCGACTGCAGGGCGGGACGGTCGACGCCGTCACGCTCACGAGCGGCGCAATCGCGCGACGACTTGTCTCCGTGCTCGCCGAGGAGGGCTTCGACGTGGCGGCGGTGCTCGGTGACACGCTCGTCGCGACCATCGGCCCGGTCACGACTGACGCGTTGCGCGAACTCGGCTGCGAAGTGGACGCGGAGGCCAGGGAGGCAACGGTGGAGTCGCTTGTGGACGCCGTGGTGGCAGGGCTCGGGGTTCTGCGGGGGTGA